A region of the Mus musculus strain C57BL/6J chromosome X, GRCm38.p6 C57BL/6J genome:
TCTGGGTTCTTAAAAAGAACCAGATAACAAAATTATCTTTGATTATGAAAGTTGAAATTAGGTCTTGGATGGAGATCCATTctataatcagctaccaaacccagacactattgcatatgccagcaagattttgctgaaaggaccctgatatagctgtcttatgtgaggctatgccagtgtctggcaaatacagaagtggatgctcacagtcatctattggatggaacacagggcccccaatggaggagctagggaaagtacccaaggagctgaaggggtctgcaaccctataggtggaacaacaatatgaactagccagtacctccagagctcgtgtctctagctgcatatgtagcagaagatggcctagtcggccatcattgggaagagaggatcctaggtcttgcaaactttacactccccagtatagggtaatgccagggccaagaagtggaagtgggtgggtaggggagcagggaggggattagggtgtagggaactttcaggatagcatttgaaagaaaatatctaataaaaaattgaaaaaaagttgAAATTAAAATTGATGCTTTCAGGTTGGAGGAATGGTTAGTCAGTAAAGCACTTTATTTGCAAGAGTTGGATTTTCATAACCTATGTAAAAATGCCAGATCTAGTGGCAGATACTCAAAACTccaaagaagcagagacaggcatatcCCTGGGATTGCCAGTCAGCTAGTCCAGCTTAATTGTTGATTTCCAGGTCAATAGGAGTTGTCTTAAAGGAAGTGTATATCATTCCTGATAATGtcttctggacacacacacacacacacacacacacacacacagacacataaaacaaacaacaacaacaacaaaaaaaaccccaaaccaaataaacaaaatcagatgaTCTCCCAATGTTAAGCTCTTTCAACTCTTCTCCCATCTTTTCAAACTGAGGTAAACATATACAATTACCATCCATCTATTTTCCTATTCCCTGATAACACTAAATACATATTCTTTCCACCCCCTTTTGGGCTTACTATGAAAACCACTTGATATTGATGCATGATAGTTATAGATACTGAAAAATATTGGTACTAGTTCATAAACTAACAtcaattaatgaagttattttaaAGATCATTTTACTTTGGAAACAGTATTCTGGCCATGCACATAGAATATTTCagcaggaattttttccctgtacccatatcttcgaggcttttttacaacttgccaaacgcatgaaattcaagaagaacgaagaccaaagtgtggacactttaccctttcttagaaatgggaacaaaacacccatggaaggagttacagagacaaaatttggaggtgtgacgaaaagatggaccatctagtgattgccatatgcagggatccatcctataatcagcttccaaatgctgacaccattgcatacactagcaagattttgctgaaaggacccagatatagctctctcttgtgagactatgctggggcctagcaaacacagaagtggatgatcaatcacagtcagctattggatgggtcacacggcccccaatggaggagctagagaaattacccaaggagctaaagggaactgcaaccctataggtggaacaacaatatgaactaaccagtaccccggagctcttgtctctagctgcatatgtatcaaaagatggcctagtcggccatcactgcaaagagaggcccattggacttgcaaactttatatgccccagtacaggggaacgccagggccaaaaagggggagtgggtgggtaggggattgggggggtgggtataggggacctttgggatagcattgaaaatgtaaacgaggaaaatacctaattaaaaaaaagaatatttcagcAGGTAAATTATCATCAAATGCAAAGAACATCACTTTGCTTGAGGGgaaaatatttccattttccccatttttaagTTGACCATGTTCatgaatgacaaaaaaaaacttccctattTTCCAAGAGAACCCATCAATGGGCCCCAAGAAAATGATAAGAGGCACTGAAGCAGCTACCAACTGTCCTGTACCAGTAGCTGCTTTTGTGGCATATTGCATGGTGGATACTACATGATAATGAAACAATTTACTGAGAAGTTCTCTGGGCTTTTATTTCATTGAACTCTGGTACAGTTCagtatcagagagagagaaagcttgtGTAATTTTTACCCTACTACTAAAACTACTAGTACTTCTTCAGGGCAGATGTGTGGCTCTTATCAATTGTATGCAGATAAATCAAAGCCTTGTGTTGTCTCCTAGGCACAGTTTTTCAGATTTGAGCTAGGGGAAATATTTAACTGAGCATGgcacatgaagaaagaaattatcttCTATCAGTCTCCCCTTCTTAATTTCTTAGCCATATATTGATGATTTCCCACCAATCTGAGCCATGACAACTGTTAGGAAAAATTCAGACCTTCATTTATGGAAACCTTTATGAAAACTTCAGGTACCAAGGCATGTCCTAGGTGGTGACATTCTTCAGAGAGCTAGACTGTTTCCTTGAACATTTGACTATAAGCCACATGATTGTCTGTGGTCAGGGCATTTTTCAGGCACTGCCAGAAGTATGGGTGAGCCTGTGGATTTGCAGGCCACTCAAGGACAGAGCTCCTGCAGAGTCTCTTCCTGAGCTGAAGAAACTTAGACTTCTGAAGAGGCTTTTCCAAGAATATCAAGATAATCACATCCACTTTTTCATCCAGGAGCCTCTGATGAGACAAATAAAATGCCATCTTAAAACTCTCAGTCTTAGCATATTTCTGTGTCATCACAAACACTGTCTTTTTGCTGAGCTGTATGCTCTGGGAAAGGTTTTCTAGAACTGGCTGTCCTGGTAGCCAGTCTCTTTCTTCTAGACACAAATTGAAGTGTTTTTCTCTTGGATCTTCCAATTTTGCCACCAGCTCCTGCAAAACCCATTCTGTCACAGCTGAGTTTTTAGTGTCATACACAATAAAAGCATCATAACAAGACTCCATGGATTGCAGATGCTGATACCCCTTTATCTTTGCTttccaaaaataataaatgtaccacatatccCAGAAAAAGAGGTGACTTGTTGTCATAACTACCATAAGAAAGAGGACTGATGATATGGAAACTGAGAACAGAATCAGGTTTGTGAGATCTAACTCACACGTATACAGATCAAGGGATATGACACTTTGACCTTTGTGTGCTCCTGGACCTACACAAGTCACATCAGTGGCCAGGTATGGAATAGTAACATCTGTATGGTTAACCCACCAGACAAACCACACAGCATCACAGTTGCAAAGAAAGCGATTGTGATGTAAAACCAACATCTCCAGATTGTTGAGGACATTTTCTGGGAAGCTAgtcttctgaatgacctggattTTATTTGAACTGATGTCTAGATAGCGCAATTGCAAAGCATcttctagaaaatattttgtcAATTGCCTGATTTGATTATGCTTAAGAATCAGTGTTGTGAGACTTTTGGAACAGTTGGCCAATCTCTCAGGTACTTTTGTCAGCTGGTTATGGCTGAGGTCCAAAATTTCCAAATGCTTCAGTAACTGGAGTCTGTCCCAAAAGAAAGATTTGAGCCCATTTTTGGCCAAGGAGAGATTCTTTAGATTTGGCGGCATACCCTCAAAAACCTCAGGAGGCAAGGAATTCAGGGAATTTCTGGAGATATCTAATACCTCTAAATTGAACAAATTCTTGAAGAAGTCCAAGTATCTGTTATCACCGGCTCTCCATAGAACATCTAAATGGTTGCCTCTGAACTCCAGAATTCGAAGAGAGTCACTTTCCATGGTCCTGCTGGCCGAAGTAGAGATGTCATTATCATTCATCATGAGTTTGTCCAGAAGCCGTAATTTCTTGGTAAAGTTTAGCATGTGAGTAATTCCTTCTGCTTGAAAATAGTGGCTGTTACTACTTAGATccagaacttcaagactctggaGCTCTTCAAAGGCTGTTGAGTAGAGTAAATCAAGCCGGTTGTTGGAGAAGTCTAAGTACCGCAACTCTCTCAACGGCCAGAGTTCACTGCCATTAAGAGTTTGGCCAATGGTGTTTCCTGATAAGTTGAGGCATTTGAGGAATGAAAGATGCTGAAAATCAGAAggtttaataaaaaatatgttaTTTCTACTTAAGTCTAAGGTCTGCCCATATATGTGGCAGTCTGCATTCAAAGGCAAGAAAGAAGGTGGCTCTTTGTTTTTGAACCTGCAGCTCCGTGCATATTCATCGTATCGGAAATAGTGTAAGGCCTCAAGGACCTGGGGCCCATGACGGTCTACAGAAGTTTGAGCATTAGGACAAAAGCCAACTTCTCTTGACTCTTCTGAAGGAGATATCTTATTCACTGAAAggtctatgagtttgaggttttcaAAATGTTTGAATATGTTGAGGTCAGCAATTTTTATGAAGTTAGTGCCAAGGTCAAGAACTTCCAGCCTGGGAAGCTTGTGCAATACAGAAAGACTGGAGTTTTTCAGCTCTTTAAAGACATACCCCTTGACACGCAGAATTTTCAAGTTTTCCAATGAAGAGAGTGAATGTGGTAAAGTTATAGATGCATGGTAGACCTGCAGCTcataattgaaagaaaaatccAACTCAACAAGGTtgggaagaaaatgcaaaaatttgGCCTCCTCAATTTCTCTGGCCAAGTAGTTTTGGGAGAGGTCTAGTTCCTGGAGGTTTCTCATGTTTTTAAACCATGTTGGGGGCACATGCTGAAGAGAATTACTGTGTAAACGTAAAACTTTTAATTCTGTCAATGAATTGAAAGCATTGTCATGGATCTGTAAGGGGGAATTATTTTCACACGGTGTACACGGATATGGGACATTATAACATCGAGGGCAATTTCCACT
Encoded here:
- the Tlr7 gene encoding toll-like receptor 7 isoform b (isoform b is encoded by transcript variant 5); this encodes MAQWVFSMWTRKRQILIFLNMLLVSRVFGFRWFPKTLPCEVKVNIPEAHVIVDCTDKHLTEIPEGIPTNTTNLTLTINHIPSISPDSFRRLNHLEEIDLRCNCVPVLLGSKANVCTKRLQIRPGSFSGLSDLKALYLDGNQLLEIPQDLPSSLHLLSLEANNIFSITKENLTELVNIETLYLGQNCYYRNPCNVSYSIEKDAFLVMRNLKVLSLKDNNVTAVPTTLPPNLLELYLYNNIIKKIQENDFNNLNELQVLDLSGNCPRCYNVPYPCTPCENNSPLQIHDNAFNSLTELKVLRLHSNSLQHVPPTWFKNMRNLQELDLSQNYLAREIEEAKFLHFLPNLVELDFSFNYELQVYHASITLPHSLSSLENLKILRVKGYVFKELKNSSLSVLHKLPRLEVLDLGTNFIKIADLNIFKHFENLKLIDLSVNKISPSEESREVGFCPNAQTSVDRHGPQVLEALHYFRYDEYARSCRFKNKEPPSFLPLNADCHIYGQTLDLSRNNIFFIKPSDFQHLSFLKCLNLSGNTIGQTLNGSELWPLRELRYLDFSNNRLDLLYSTAFEELQSLEVLDLSSNSHYFQAEGITHMLNFTKKLRLLDKLMMNDNDISTSASRTMESDSLRILEFRGNHLDVLWRAGDNRYLDFFKNLFNLEVLDISRNSLNSLPPEVFEGMPPNLKNLSLAKNGLKSFFWDRLQLLKHLEILDLSHNQLTKVPERLANCSKSLTTLILKHNQIRQLTKYFLEDALQLRYLDISSNKIQVIQKTSFPENVLNNLEMLVLHHNRFLCNCDAVWFVWWVNHTDVTIPYLATDVTCVGPGAHKGQSVISLDLYTCELDLTNLILFSVSISSVLFLMVVMTTSHLFFWDMWYIYYFWKAKIKGYQHLQSMESCYDAFIVYDTKNSAVTEWVLQELVAKLEDPREKHFNLCLEERDWLPGQPVLENLSQSIQLSKKTVFVMTQKYAKTESFKMAFYLSHQRLLDEKVDVIILIFLEKPLQKSKFLQLRKRLCRSSVLEWPANPQAHPYFWQCLKNALTTDNHVAYSQMFKETV
- the Tlr7 gene encoding toll-like receptor 7 isoform a precursor (isoform a precursor is encoded by transcript variant 1); amino-acid sequence: MVFSMWTRKRQILIFLNMLLVSRVFGFRWFPKTLPCEVKVNIPEAHVIVDCTDKHLTEIPEGIPTNTTNLTLTINHIPSISPDSFRRLNHLEEIDLRCNCVPVLLGSKANVCTKRLQIRPGSFSGLSDLKALYLDGNQLLEIPQDLPSSLHLLSLEANNIFSITKENLTELVNIETLYLGQNCYYRNPCNVSYSIEKDAFLVMRNLKVLSLKDNNVTAVPTTLPPNLLELYLYNNIIKKIQENDFNNLNELQVLDLSGNCPRCYNVPYPCTPCENNSPLQIHDNAFNSLTELKVLRLHSNSLQHVPPTWFKNMRNLQELDLSQNYLAREIEEAKFLHFLPNLVELDFSFNYELQVYHASITLPHSLSSLENLKILRVKGYVFKELKNSSLSVLHKLPRLEVLDLGTNFIKIADLNIFKHFENLKLIDLSVNKISPSEESREVGFCPNAQTSVDRHGPQVLEALHYFRYDEYARSCRFKNKEPPSFLPLNADCHIYGQTLDLSRNNIFFIKPSDFQHLSFLKCLNLSGNTIGQTLNGSELWPLRELRYLDFSNNRLDLLYSTAFEELQSLEVLDLSSNSHYFQAEGITHMLNFTKKLRLLDKLMMNDNDISTSASRTMESDSLRILEFRGNHLDVLWRAGDNRYLDFFKNLFNLEVLDISRNSLNSLPPEVFEGMPPNLKNLSLAKNGLKSFFWDRLQLLKHLEILDLSHNQLTKVPERLANCSKSLTTLILKHNQIRQLTKYFLEDALQLRYLDISSNKIQVIQKTSFPENVLNNLEMLVLHHNRFLCNCDAVWFVWWVNHTDVTIPYLATDVTCVGPGAHKGQSVISLDLYTCELDLTNLILFSVSISSVLFLMVVMTTSHLFFWDMWYIYYFWKAKIKGYQHLQSMESCYDAFIVYDTKNSAVTEWVLQELVAKLEDPREKHFNLCLEERDWLPGQPVLENLSQSIQLSKKTVFVMTQKYAKTESFKMAFYLSHQRLLDEKVDVIILIFLEKPLQKSKFLQLRKRLCRSSVLEWPANPQAHPYFWQCLKNALTTDNHVAYSQMFKETV